In a single window of the Nicotiana tomentosiformis chromosome 8, ASM39032v3, whole genome shotgun sequence genome:
- the LOC138897208 gene encoding uncharacterized protein, translating into MDYLTRRFQKFQRNGGIPKRGSSSGNSKRNDCCHKCGKTGHFIKDCPLHKQDHYKNNTHKEAKRNLVPNMRFKRKDVADSAMKQALAAWVDSSSESEGEDDQGDTSVMAVEKWIFRI; encoded by the coding sequence ATGGATTATCTCACTCGTAGATTCCAAAAGTTTCAAAGAAATGGAGGAATTCCCAAGAGAGGAAGTTCTAGCGGAAACTCCAAAAGAAATGATTGTTGTCATAAGTGTGGAAAGACAGGACACTTCATTAAAGATTGTCCTCTTCACAAGCAAGATCACTACAAAAACAACACTCACAAGGAGGCCAAGAGGAACCTGGTCCCTAACATGAGGTTCAAGAGAAAAGATGTTGCTGACAGTGCGATGAAGCAAGCTCTGGCTGCTTGGGTAGATTCCTCCAGTGAATCTGAAGGTGAAGATGACCAAGGAGATACGTCCGTGATGGCTGTTGAAAAATGGATCTTCAGAATATGA
- the LOC104109601 gene encoding serine/threonine-protein kinase VIK-like isoform X2, which produces MDENKLHLSPPKMLPQRMDSGGPYRLLHCSGLGDKEGVMQELGKGVEPNLVDYDKRTALHLAASEGCAEIVFLLLEKGADVNSTDRWGRTPLSDARNFDHKDVCKILEAHGGYDPLGDSPMPCCIIDHGEVDMKDATLIGEGAYGEVYLVKWRGTEVAAKTIRASIASNPMVKNAFLKELALWQKLRHPNIVQFLGVLKQSDRLIFLTEYLRNGSLYDQLRKKGRLDSLTAVAYALDIARGMNYLHQHKPHAIIHRDLTPRNVLQDEAGHLKVTDFGLSKIAQQKDSYGYKMTGGTGSYRYMAPEVYRRESYGKSVDIFSFALIVHEMFQGGPSNREEAPEQVADKTAYEDYRPYLASYIFPEPIKTLLRECWHKNPDRRPSFQEIIERLEKIHETMQDKIVLGTYCSCMIL; this is translated from the exons ATGGACGAGAATAAACTTCATTTGTCTCCTCCTAAG ATGCTACCTCAAAGAATGGACTCGGGAGGTCCTTATCGTCTTCTGCACTGTTCAGGTTTGGGTGACAAAGAAGGTGTAATGCAAGAGCTCGGGAAGGGAGTGGAACCCAATCTGGTTGACTATGATAAGAGAACAGCACTTCATTTAGCTGCCTCTGAAGGTTGTGCAGAGATTGTTTTTCTACTTCTTGAGAAAGGAGCTGATGTGAACTCCACAGATCGCTGGGGTCGAACT CCACTTTCTGATGCCCGTAACTTTGATCACAAGGATGTCTGCAAGATTCTAGAGGCACATGGTGGATATGATCCG TTGGGTGACTCTCCTATGCCATGTTGTATAATTGATCATGGTGAAGTGGACATGAAGGATGCAACTCTTATTGGAGAA GGTGCATATGGTGAAGTTTATTTGGTAAAGTGGCGCGGTACAGAAGTTGCTGCAAAAACCATTCGTGCTTCCATTGCATCAAACCCAATGGTAAA GAATGCTTTTCTGAAGGAGCTGGCGTTATGGCAAAAGTTGCGCCATCCCAATATTGTGCAGTTTCTTGGTGTTCTAAAGCAATCTGATCGATTGATCTTTCTTACTGAATATCTTCGAAAT GGAAGCTTGTATGACCAATTGAGAAAGAAAGGAAGACTTGATTCACTGACAGCAGTTGCTTATGCATTAGATATTGCAAG AGGAATGAATTATCTACATCAGCATAAGCCTCATGCTATTATCCATAGAGATTTGACTCCTAG AAATGTATTGCAGGATGAAGCAGGACATCTTAAAGTCACAGACTTTGGACTCAGTAAAATTGCACAACAGAAGGATTCTTATGGTTACAAAATGACTGGAGGGACTGGATCAT ATCGATACATGGCTCCAGAAGTTTACCGTCGAGAATCATATGGGAAGAGTGTTGATATTTTTTCATTTGCTCTAATTGTCCACGAG ATGTTCCAAGGAGGACCATCAAATAGGGAGGAAGCTCCAGAGCAAGTGGCAGATAAGACAGCATACGAAGATTATCGGCCATATCTAGCTTCATACATATTTCCTGAGCCAATCAAGAC GCTGCTTCGTGAATGCTGGCACAAGAACCCTGATCGTAGACCCTCCTTTCAAGAAATAATTGAACGGCTTGAGAAAATCCATGAGACTATGCAAGATAAGATAGTTTTGGGAACGTATTGTAGCTGTATGATATTATGA
- the LOC104109601 gene encoding serine/threonine-protein kinase VIK-like isoform X1 has protein sequence MDENKLHLSPPKQMLPQRMDSGGPYRLLHCSGLGDKEGVMQELGKGVEPNLVDYDKRTALHLAASEGCAEIVFLLLEKGADVNSTDRWGRTPLSDARNFDHKDVCKILEAHGGYDPLGDSPMPCCIIDHGEVDMKDATLIGEGAYGEVYLVKWRGTEVAAKTIRASIASNPMVKNAFLKELALWQKLRHPNIVQFLGVLKQSDRLIFLTEYLRNGSLYDQLRKKGRLDSLTAVAYALDIARGMNYLHQHKPHAIIHRDLTPRNVLQDEAGHLKVTDFGLSKIAQQKDSYGYKMTGGTGSYRYMAPEVYRRESYGKSVDIFSFALIVHEMFQGGPSNREEAPEQVADKTAYEDYRPYLASYIFPEPIKTLLRECWHKNPDRRPSFQEIIERLEKIHETMQDKIVLGTYCSCMIL, from the exons ATGGACGAGAATAAACTTCATTTGTCTCCTCCTAAG CAGATGCTACCTCAAAGAATGGACTCGGGAGGTCCTTATCGTCTTCTGCACTGTTCAGGTTTGGGTGACAAAGAAGGTGTAATGCAAGAGCTCGGGAAGGGAGTGGAACCCAATCTGGTTGACTATGATAAGAGAACAGCACTTCATTTAGCTGCCTCTGAAGGTTGTGCAGAGATTGTTTTTCTACTTCTTGAGAAAGGAGCTGATGTGAACTCCACAGATCGCTGGGGTCGAACT CCACTTTCTGATGCCCGTAACTTTGATCACAAGGATGTCTGCAAGATTCTAGAGGCACATGGTGGATATGATCCG TTGGGTGACTCTCCTATGCCATGTTGTATAATTGATCATGGTGAAGTGGACATGAAGGATGCAACTCTTATTGGAGAA GGTGCATATGGTGAAGTTTATTTGGTAAAGTGGCGCGGTACAGAAGTTGCTGCAAAAACCATTCGTGCTTCCATTGCATCAAACCCAATGGTAAA GAATGCTTTTCTGAAGGAGCTGGCGTTATGGCAAAAGTTGCGCCATCCCAATATTGTGCAGTTTCTTGGTGTTCTAAAGCAATCTGATCGATTGATCTTTCTTACTGAATATCTTCGAAAT GGAAGCTTGTATGACCAATTGAGAAAGAAAGGAAGACTTGATTCACTGACAGCAGTTGCTTATGCATTAGATATTGCAAG AGGAATGAATTATCTACATCAGCATAAGCCTCATGCTATTATCCATAGAGATTTGACTCCTAG AAATGTATTGCAGGATGAAGCAGGACATCTTAAAGTCACAGACTTTGGACTCAGTAAAATTGCACAACAGAAGGATTCTTATGGTTACAAAATGACTGGAGGGACTGGATCAT ATCGATACATGGCTCCAGAAGTTTACCGTCGAGAATCATATGGGAAGAGTGTTGATATTTTTTCATTTGCTCTAATTGTCCACGAG ATGTTCCAAGGAGGACCATCAAATAGGGAGGAAGCTCCAGAGCAAGTGGCAGATAAGACAGCATACGAAGATTATCGGCCATATCTAGCTTCATACATATTTCCTGAGCCAATCAAGAC GCTGCTTCGTGAATGCTGGCACAAGAACCCTGATCGTAGACCCTCCTTTCAAGAAATAATTGAACGGCTTGAGAAAATCCATGAGACTATGCAAGATAAGATAGTTTTGGGAACGTATTGTAGCTGTATGATATTATGA
- the LOC104109601 gene encoding serine/threonine-protein kinase VIK-like isoform X3, which produces MVHFEQQMLPQRMDSGGPYRLLHCSGLGDKEGVMQELGKGVEPNLVDYDKRTALHLAASEGCAEIVFLLLEKGADVNSTDRWGRTPLSDARNFDHKDVCKILEAHGGYDPLGDSPMPCCIIDHGEVDMKDATLIGEGAYGEVYLVKWRGTEVAAKTIRASIASNPMVKNAFLKELALWQKLRHPNIVQFLGVLKQSDRLIFLTEYLRNGSLYDQLRKKGRLDSLTAVAYALDIARGMNYLHQHKPHAIIHRDLTPRNVLQDEAGHLKVTDFGLSKIAQQKDSYGYKMTGGTGSYRYMAPEVYRRESYGKSVDIFSFALIVHEMFQGGPSNREEAPEQVADKTAYEDYRPYLASYIFPEPIKTLLRECWHKNPDRRPSFQEIIERLEKIHETMQDKIVLGTYCSCMIL; this is translated from the exons ATGGTACATTTTGAGCAGCAGATGCTACCTCAAAGAATGGACTCGGGAGGTCCTTATCGTCTTCTGCACTGTTCAGGTTTGGGTGACAAAGAAGGTGTAATGCAAGAGCTCGGGAAGGGAGTGGAACCCAATCTGGTTGACTATGATAAGAGAACAGCACTTCATTTAGCTGCCTCTGAAGGTTGTGCAGAGATTGTTTTTCTACTTCTTGAGAAAGGAGCTGATGTGAACTCCACAGATCGCTGGGGTCGAACT CCACTTTCTGATGCCCGTAACTTTGATCACAAGGATGTCTGCAAGATTCTAGAGGCACATGGTGGATATGATCCG TTGGGTGACTCTCCTATGCCATGTTGTATAATTGATCATGGTGAAGTGGACATGAAGGATGCAACTCTTATTGGAGAA GGTGCATATGGTGAAGTTTATTTGGTAAAGTGGCGCGGTACAGAAGTTGCTGCAAAAACCATTCGTGCTTCCATTGCATCAAACCCAATGGTAAA GAATGCTTTTCTGAAGGAGCTGGCGTTATGGCAAAAGTTGCGCCATCCCAATATTGTGCAGTTTCTTGGTGTTCTAAAGCAATCTGATCGATTGATCTTTCTTACTGAATATCTTCGAAAT GGAAGCTTGTATGACCAATTGAGAAAGAAAGGAAGACTTGATTCACTGACAGCAGTTGCTTATGCATTAGATATTGCAAG AGGAATGAATTATCTACATCAGCATAAGCCTCATGCTATTATCCATAGAGATTTGACTCCTAG AAATGTATTGCAGGATGAAGCAGGACATCTTAAAGTCACAGACTTTGGACTCAGTAAAATTGCACAACAGAAGGATTCTTATGGTTACAAAATGACTGGAGGGACTGGATCAT ATCGATACATGGCTCCAGAAGTTTACCGTCGAGAATCATATGGGAAGAGTGTTGATATTTTTTCATTTGCTCTAATTGTCCACGAG ATGTTCCAAGGAGGACCATCAAATAGGGAGGAAGCTCCAGAGCAAGTGGCAGATAAGACAGCATACGAAGATTATCGGCCATATCTAGCTTCATACATATTTCCTGAGCCAATCAAGAC GCTGCTTCGTGAATGCTGGCACAAGAACCCTGATCGTAGACCCTCCTTTCAAGAAATAATTGAACGGCTTGAGAAAATCCATGAGACTATGCAAGATAAGATAGTTTTGGGAACGTATTGTAGCTGTATGATATTATGA
- the LOC104109601 gene encoding serine/threonine-protein kinase VIK-like isoform X4, translated as MQELGKGVEPNLVDYDKRTALHLAASEGCAEIVFLLLEKGADVNSTDRWGRTPLSDARNFDHKDVCKILEAHGGYDPLGDSPMPCCIIDHGEVDMKDATLIGEGAYGEVYLVKWRGTEVAAKTIRASIASNPMVKNAFLKELALWQKLRHPNIVQFLGVLKQSDRLIFLTEYLRNGSLYDQLRKKGRLDSLTAVAYALDIARGMNYLHQHKPHAIIHRDLTPRNVLQDEAGHLKVTDFGLSKIAQQKDSYGYKMTGGTGSYRYMAPEVYRRESYGKSVDIFSFALIVHEMFQGGPSNREEAPEQVADKTAYEDYRPYLASYIFPEPIKTLLRECWHKNPDRRPSFQEIIERLEKIHETMQDKIVLGTYCSCMIL; from the exons ATGCAAGAGCTCGGGAAGGGAGTGGAACCCAATCTGGTTGACTATGATAAGAGAACAGCACTTCATTTAGCTGCCTCTGAAGGTTGTGCAGAGATTGTTTTTCTACTTCTTGAGAAAGGAGCTGATGTGAACTCCACAGATCGCTGGGGTCGAACT CCACTTTCTGATGCCCGTAACTTTGATCACAAGGATGTCTGCAAGATTCTAGAGGCACATGGTGGATATGATCCG TTGGGTGACTCTCCTATGCCATGTTGTATAATTGATCATGGTGAAGTGGACATGAAGGATGCAACTCTTATTGGAGAA GGTGCATATGGTGAAGTTTATTTGGTAAAGTGGCGCGGTACAGAAGTTGCTGCAAAAACCATTCGTGCTTCCATTGCATCAAACCCAATGGTAAA GAATGCTTTTCTGAAGGAGCTGGCGTTATGGCAAAAGTTGCGCCATCCCAATATTGTGCAGTTTCTTGGTGTTCTAAAGCAATCTGATCGATTGATCTTTCTTACTGAATATCTTCGAAAT GGAAGCTTGTATGACCAATTGAGAAAGAAAGGAAGACTTGATTCACTGACAGCAGTTGCTTATGCATTAGATATTGCAAG AGGAATGAATTATCTACATCAGCATAAGCCTCATGCTATTATCCATAGAGATTTGACTCCTAG AAATGTATTGCAGGATGAAGCAGGACATCTTAAAGTCACAGACTTTGGACTCAGTAAAATTGCACAACAGAAGGATTCTTATGGTTACAAAATGACTGGAGGGACTGGATCAT ATCGATACATGGCTCCAGAAGTTTACCGTCGAGAATCATATGGGAAGAGTGTTGATATTTTTTCATTTGCTCTAATTGTCCACGAG ATGTTCCAAGGAGGACCATCAAATAGGGAGGAAGCTCCAGAGCAAGTGGCAGATAAGACAGCATACGAAGATTATCGGCCATATCTAGCTTCATACATATTTCCTGAGCCAATCAAGAC GCTGCTTCGTGAATGCTGGCACAAGAACCCTGATCGTAGACCCTCCTTTCAAGAAATAATTGAACGGCTTGAGAAAATCCATGAGACTATGCAAGATAAGATAGTTTTGGGAACGTATTGTAGCTGTATGATATTATGA